In a genomic window of Streptomyces sp. NBC_01231:
- a CDS encoding response regulator transcription factor encodes MPRVLLIEDDRAVREGVALALRRQGHEVAAAETGEDGLERLRSFRPDVVVLDLMLPGMSGLDVCRGMRALDQTLPILMATARGDDEDIVVGLEAGADDYVVKPVQARVLEARIRAVLRRAGGSPGEGGIPKIDTYGDLSIDRAGLAVSRQGTPVALAPSELRLLLTLSASPGQVFSRQQLLEAVWEHSYHGDARLVDACVKRLRAKMGDPPREPRYIQTVRGFGYRFAAR; translated from the coding sequence ATGCCACGCGTTCTGCTGATCGAAGACGACCGTGCCGTGCGGGAGGGTGTCGCCCTCGCCCTGCGCCGCCAGGGGCACGAGGTCGCCGCCGCCGAGACCGGCGAGGACGGGCTGGAGCGGCTGCGGTCCTTCCGGCCGGACGTCGTGGTGCTGGACCTGATGCTGCCCGGTATGTCCGGCCTGGACGTGTGCCGGGGGATGCGCGCCCTCGACCAGACCCTGCCGATCCTCATGGCGACCGCCCGGGGCGACGACGAGGACATCGTCGTAGGGCTGGAGGCCGGAGCCGACGACTACGTGGTGAAACCCGTGCAGGCCAGGGTGCTGGAGGCGCGGATCCGCGCCGTGCTGCGCCGGGCGGGCGGGTCGCCCGGCGAGGGCGGGATACCGAAGATCGACACCTATGGAGACCTGTCCATCGACCGGGCCGGACTCGCGGTCTCCCGACAGGGCACACCGGTCGCCCTCGCGCCCTCCGAACTGAGACTGCTGCTCACCCTGTCCGCCTCGCCCGGCCAGGTGTTCAGCCGGCAGCAGCTCCTGGAGGCGGTGTGGGAGCACAGCTACCACGGGGACGCGCGTCTGGTGGACGCCTGCGTCAAACGGCTGCGGGCCAAGATGGGCGACCCACCGCGCGAGCCCCGCTACATCCAGACCGTGCGTGGCTTCGGCTACCGGTTCGCGGCCCGGTGA
- a CDS encoding MMPL family transporter: MGNGDTRVRGLAARAGGWSARHRWAAVGIWVLFVVLAMGLGSAAGRVDVKDSDQLKGETRTAAKIIEDAGIDEPASETVLIQARDGGVKATDAQFRAAVTAVVDAVEGTGEVTGVASPYDTNTISKDGRSALVQFDMRGESDTAGERVEPVLKAVEGVQKEHGSLRIEEIGGASMMKTFADAFGDDFKKAEYSAVPVALGILLIAFGALVAALLPVLLAVTAIMATMGLMGIVSHVMPMSDQANSVMLLVGLAVGVDYCLFYLRREREEREAGRDAQTALRVAAATSGRAIIVSGVTVCVAMAGMLFTGLAEFEAMGLASLMVVAVAMVGSVTVLPALLSLLGERVEKGRIPFLRRRRDGAGGESRFWTAVLKGVLAKPVVSVVVAAGALLAIAAPAVGMKTQQLTLDQEFGDSLPIVQTYNRLNDAFPGGSDPAEVVVQADDINAPEVKNALAAFKEEAVSSGASRGPVEIKLHDAQNVAYVYVPLVGGSDLDKAGASLDKLRDEVRPATLGKVDGLEAPITGQVAGSKDFNDQLAGAVIPVFAFVVVFAFALMLLSFRSLTVAITSIVLNLLSVGAAYGILVAVFQHGWGASLVGAEGVGAIITWLPLFLFVILFGLSMDYHVFVVSRIREARLRGRTTNQAIQHGVVTTAGVVTSAAIIMVAVFAIFGTLSMQSMKQMGVGLAAAVLIDATIIRGVLLPAVMALLGERNWYLPKWLHGLPDLTHDEAPQDVVRPTVRDDEGERLGV; this comes from the coding sequence ATGGGGAACGGAGATACACGGGTGCGGGGCCTGGCCGCGCGAGCCGGCGGCTGGAGTGCCCGGCACCGATGGGCTGCCGTCGGTATCTGGGTGCTGTTCGTCGTCCTGGCGATGGGGCTCGGTTCGGCGGCCGGCCGGGTCGACGTCAAGGACAGCGACCAGCTGAAGGGCGAGACACGCACCGCCGCCAAGATCATCGAGGACGCCGGGATCGACGAGCCGGCCAGTGAGACGGTGCTGATCCAGGCCAGGGACGGCGGCGTCAAGGCCACGGACGCGCAGTTCCGGGCCGCCGTCACCGCGGTCGTCGACGCCGTCGAGGGGACGGGCGAGGTCACGGGGGTCGCCTCGCCCTACGACACGAACACCATCTCGAAGGACGGCCGCAGCGCGCTGGTGCAATTCGACATGCGCGGCGAGTCGGACACCGCGGGCGAGCGGGTCGAGCCGGTATTGAAGGCCGTCGAGGGGGTGCAGAAGGAGCACGGGTCGCTGCGGATCGAGGAGATCGGCGGCGCCAGCATGATGAAGACGTTCGCCGACGCGTTCGGGGACGACTTCAAGAAGGCCGAGTACTCCGCCGTGCCGGTGGCGCTCGGCATCCTGCTGATCGCGTTCGGCGCGCTCGTGGCCGCGCTGCTGCCGGTGCTGCTGGCGGTCACCGCGATCATGGCGACGATGGGTCTGATGGGCATCGTCAGCCATGTGATGCCGATGAGCGACCAGGCCAACTCCGTGATGCTGCTGGTCGGTCTGGCCGTCGGCGTCGACTACTGCCTGTTCTACCTGCGCCGCGAGCGCGAGGAGCGCGAGGCCGGCCGGGACGCGCAGACGGCCCTGAGGGTCGCCGCCGCGACCAGCGGCCGCGCGATCATCGTCTCCGGTGTCACGGTGTGTGTGGCGATGGCGGGCATGCTGTTCACCGGGCTCGCCGAGTTCGAGGCGATGGGTCTGGCCTCGCTGATGGTCGTGGCGGTCGCCATGGTCGGCTCGGTGACGGTACTGCCGGCGCTGCTGTCCCTGCTGGGCGAGCGGGTCGAGAAGGGCCGTATCCCCTTCCTGCGTCGCCGCCGTGACGGCGCCGGCGGCGAGAGCCGGTTCTGGACGGCCGTTCTGAAGGGCGTGCTCGCCAAGCCCGTCGTCTCCGTGGTGGTGGCGGCCGGCGCGCTGCTGGCGATCGCGGCGCCGGCGGTCGGCATGAAGACTCAGCAGCTCACCCTGGACCAGGAGTTCGGTGACTCGCTGCCGATCGTCCAGACGTACAACCGGCTCAACGACGCCTTCCCGGGCGGGTCCGACCCGGCCGAGGTGGTCGTCCAGGCGGACGACATCAACGCCCCCGAGGTGAAGAACGCGCTCGCCGCGTTCAAGGAGGAGGCCGTCTCGTCCGGCGCCTCGCGCGGCCCGGTCGAGATCAAGCTGCACGACGCACAGAACGTCGCCTATGTGTACGTCCCGCTGGTGGGCGGCTCCGACCTGGACAAGGCGGGCGCGAGCCTGGACAAGCTGCGCGACGAGGTGCGGCCCGCCACGCTCGGCAAGGTCGACGGCCTCGAGGCGCCGATCACCGGACAGGTCGCCGGGTCGAAGGACTTCAACGACCAGCTGGCCGGAGCCGTCATCCCGGTCTTCGCGTTCGTCGTGGTCTTCGCCTTCGCGCTGATGCTGTTGTCCTTCCGCTCGCTGACCGTCGCGATCACGTCGATCGTGCTGAACCTACTGTCGGTGGGCGCGGCCTACGGCATCCTCGTGGCTGTCTTCCAGCACGGCTGGGGCGCGTCCCTGGTGGGCGCGGAGGGCGTCGGGGCCATCATCACCTGGCTGCCGCTGTTCCTCTTCGTGATCCTGTTCGGTCTGTCGATGGACTACCACGTGTTCGTGGTCTCGCGGATCCGCGAGGCGCGGCTGCGCGGCCGTACGACGAACCAGGCCATCCAGCACGGAGTGGTCACCACCGCCGGTGTCGTGACCAGTGCCGCGATCATCATGGTCGCCGTCTTCGCGATCTTCGGGACGCTGTCCATGCAGTCCATGAAGCAGATGGGCGTCGGCCTCGCGGCCGCGGTGCTCATCGACGCGACGATCATCCGGGGCGTGCTGCTGCCGGCCGTGATGGCGCTGCTCGGCGAGCGCAACTGGTACCTGCCGAAGTGGCTGCACGGGTTGCCGGACCTCACCCATGACGAGGCCCCTCAGGACGTGGTCCGGCCGACGGTGCGCGACGACGAGGGTGAGCGGCTGGGGGTCTGA
- a CDS encoding transposase, which produces MDLDQLSQLALKRQFGHRARLALSPAGVRAADDQAHAARTMGNLLHAWWQMMPKEKRPLPHADAAIRQARQDIGFLAVLPAQARTTTAIARTYGTVVVEALTITNTVKSARGTIEEPGKNVAQKCGLNRSISGEAWGRTVTMLTYKTAQLGGTLVKVPAPGTSRRCSACGRTTPGSRESQAVFVRKNPDCGWSGNADHNAARNVLPLYRMGLALVPAAGRTVVRRAQRVKPAAAR; this is translated from the coding sequence TTGGACCTCGATCAGCTCTCACAACTCGCTCTCAAGCGGCAGTTCGGGCACCGCGCCCGGCTTGCGTTGTCGCCTGCCGGGGTTCGCGCGGCGGATGATCAGGCGCACGCGGCCCGCACCATGGGGAACCTGCTGCACGCGTGGTGGCAGATGATGCCGAAGGAAAAGCGGCCTCTCCCACACGCGGACGCCGCGATTCGCCAGGCCCGTCAGGACATCGGCTTTCTCGCCGTCCTGCCCGCGCAGGCCCGGACGACCACCGCCATCGCCCGCACATACGGCACCGTCGTGGTCGAAGCACTCACCATCACGAACACGGTCAAGTCGGCCAGGGGGACCATCGAGGAGCCCGGGAAGAACGTTGCCCAGAAGTGTGGGCTGAACCGCTCCATCAGCGGGGAGGCGTGGGGCCGGACGGTCACCATGCTGACGTACAAGACCGCCCAGCTCGGCGGCACCCTGGTCAAGGTCCCCGCCCCCGGTACCTCCCGGCGCTGCTCCGCCTGCGGCCGCACCACGCCCGGCAGCCGGGAGTCCCAGGCCGTGTTCGTGCGCAAGAACCCGGACTGCGGCTGGTCGGGCAACGCCGACCACAACGCAGCACGGAACGTCTTGCCTCTGTACCGGATGGGCCTCGCGCTCGTCCCGGCTGCCGGGAGGACAGTCGTCAGGCGCGCGCAGCGCGTCAAGCCCGCTGCCGCAAGGTAA
- a CDS encoding ATP-binding protein encodes MRLVVAFALVTALTAASTGALTFREARTGVLQQSQDAVIKLLRTQVGKLAPALNVPPGESELRRFADDVAGGEPSGAWRVLAEYGDLSATSAPEDPFEELTPALRSAVDASSATVFQRVNSGDHTALVVGMSVAYADSAAGATVTSGIQIFLTVPQTTELAYVDALVAAVERATVAALALAVLLALLAARGVLRPVRALRRATRSIAEGRLDTRLAVEGSDELADLSHTFNETAAALEESVAELRGMEARARRFAADVSHELRTPLAAMSAVTDVLDEDADRLDPDTATAVRLISEETVKLARLVDDLMEISRFDAGAAVLHLDEIDLAESLRRTLAARAWTDLVDTDLPPPDALRGRVDPRRLDVVVANLVGNALRHGARPVRLRLSEGTGRLAVIEVLDSGPGIPDSVLPHVFERFYKSDAARTRTEGSGLGLAITAENVRVHGGTVRAANRPEGGAVFTVELPLYRDELSGEGGS; translated from the coding sequence GTGCGGTTGGTCGTGGCGTTCGCGTTGGTCACCGCCCTCACCGCCGCCTCCACCGGTGCCCTGACCTTCCGCGAGGCACGCACCGGGGTGCTCCAGCAGAGTCAGGACGCCGTGATCAAGCTGCTGCGCACCCAGGTCGGCAAACTCGCCCCGGCGCTGAACGTCCCGCCGGGCGAGAGCGAACTGCGGCGGTTCGCGGACGACGTGGCAGGCGGCGAACCGTCCGGGGCCTGGCGCGTCCTGGCCGAGTACGGCGACCTGAGCGCCACCTCCGCCCCCGAGGACCCGTTCGAGGAGCTGACGCCCGCCCTGCGTTCGGCCGTGGACGCCAGCTCGGCCACCGTCTTCCAGCGGGTGAACAGCGGCGACCACACCGCACTCGTCGTCGGCATGTCGGTCGCCTACGCCGACTCCGCCGCGGGGGCCACGGTCACCTCCGGGATCCAGATCTTCCTGACCGTGCCGCAGACCACGGAACTGGCGTACGTCGACGCCCTGGTCGCCGCCGTGGAACGGGCCACCGTGGCCGCCCTGGCGCTGGCGGTGCTGCTCGCGCTGCTCGCCGCGCGCGGGGTGCTCCGTCCGGTACGGGCACTGCGCCGGGCGACCCGCAGCATCGCCGAGGGGCGGCTGGACACCCGGCTCGCCGTCGAGGGGTCCGACGAACTCGCCGATCTGTCACACACGTTCAACGAGACGGCCGCCGCGCTGGAGGAGTCGGTGGCGGAACTGCGCGGCATGGAGGCCCGCGCCCGCCGTTTCGCCGCGGACGTCTCGCACGAACTGCGCACCCCGCTGGCCGCCATGTCGGCGGTCACCGACGTCCTCGACGAGGACGCCGACCGCCTCGACCCGGACACCGCCACCGCGGTCCGGCTGATCAGCGAGGAGACCGTGAAACTGGCCCGCCTGGTGGACGACCTGATGGAGATCTCCCGCTTCGACGCGGGCGCGGCGGTCCTGCACCTGGACGAGATCGACCTCGCCGAGTCACTGCGGCGCACCCTCGCCGCCCGCGCCTGGACCGACCTGGTCGACACCGATCTGCCACCGCCCGACGCCCTGCGCGGACGCGTCGACCCCCGGCGCCTCGACGTCGTCGTCGCCAACCTGGTCGGCAACGCCCTGCGGCACGGTGCGCGACCCGTCCGGCTTCGGCTGTCCGAAGGTACCGGGCGGCTCGCGGTGATCGAGGTGCTGGACAGCGGGCCCGGCATCCCCGACAGCGTGCTGCCCCACGTCTTCGAGCGGTTCTACAAGTCGGACGCCGCCCGCACCCGCACCGAGGGCAGCGGTCTGGGCCTCGCGATCACCGCCGAGAACGTCCGTGTGCACGGTGGTACCGTCCGCGCGGCGAACCGACCGGAGGGCGGCGCCGTCTTCACCGTGGAACTCCCGCTGTACAGGGACGAGCTGTCCGGGGAGGGCGGATCATGA
- a CDS encoding PadR family transcriptional regulator, protein MLELAILGFLAGGPLPGHELRRRITHLTGYSRPVSDGTLYPAINRLTKAGMIERRRAPEAGGGRYVLNLTAAGREDMLRRLREPAEHEITDFSRWFVILAFLSLLPDSAEQHAVLRRRLDFLEAPASFFYDGDTPLRAEQVTDPYRRGMLLTARATSRAERAWLHEVLDDDGIRAADEQPHPQTHTRARKD, encoded by the coding sequence ATGCTTGAACTCGCGATACTCGGCTTCCTCGCCGGAGGCCCCCTGCCGGGTCACGAGCTGCGCCGTCGCATCACGCACCTGACCGGCTACAGCCGTCCGGTCAGCGACGGCACCCTCTACCCGGCGATCAACCGGCTGACGAAGGCCGGGATGATCGAACGGCGCCGCGCACCCGAGGCGGGCGGCGGCCGGTACGTGCTGAACCTGACCGCGGCAGGACGCGAGGATATGCTGCGACGGCTGCGGGAACCGGCCGAGCACGAGATCACCGACTTCTCCCGCTGGTTCGTGATCCTGGCGTTCCTCTCGCTGCTGCCCGACAGCGCCGAGCAGCACGCCGTGCTGCGACGCCGCCTGGACTTCCTGGAGGCTCCCGCCAGCTTCTTCTACGACGGTGACACCCCGTTGCGCGCCGAGCAGGTCACCGACCCTTACCGGCGCGGCATGCTGCTCACCGCCCGCGCCACCAGCCGTGCAGAACGCGCCTGGCTCCACGAGGTCCTGGACGACGACGGCATCCGAGCAGCGGACGAGCAGCCCCACCCTCAGACCCACACCCGTGCTCGGAAGGACTGA
- a CDS encoding alpha/beta hydrolase, whose amino-acid sequence MTAATPRQARATSTDGTEIAVAVTGQGRPLVVSPGALNSAQDWQLLADLLAPHFTTYAIDRRGRGASGDNSEHTVQREADDIAAVLDLAGPDAILLGHSYGGLVTLAHALRQPPAAFILYEPPIPLGGPVGGDALASFEEAVQAGDLDQALTLGLRNFLKYPDEAIEEFRQTPLWAVRASMTPTWAREMRAMDSFGDDLTRFSTLNIPTLLVIGELSPRWLTDVSRRLHQALPDARLVEIPGEAHDAFLTGPHALAEAITAFAADVTD is encoded by the coding sequence ATGACTGCCGCTACCCCCCGCCAGGCCCGCGCGACCTCCACCGACGGAACAGAGATCGCCGTCGCGGTTACCGGCCAGGGCCGCCCCCTGGTCGTCTCCCCGGGTGCCCTCAACTCCGCCCAGGACTGGCAGCTCCTCGCCGACCTGCTGGCTCCGCACTTCACCACCTACGCGATCGACCGCCGTGGCCGGGGCGCCAGTGGCGACAACAGCGAGCACACCGTCCAGCGGGAGGCAGACGACATCGCCGCCGTCCTCGACCTCGCCGGCCCTGACGCGATCCTGCTCGGCCACTCCTACGGCGGACTGGTCACCCTCGCCCACGCCCTGCGCCAGCCCCCGGCGGCGTTCATCCTCTACGAGCCCCCGATCCCGCTGGGCGGCCCCGTCGGCGGCGACGCTCTCGCCTCCTTTGAGGAGGCCGTCCAGGCAGGCGACCTCGACCAGGCCCTCACCCTCGGGCTGCGGAACTTCCTGAAGTACCCCGACGAGGCCATCGAGGAGTTCCGGCAGACCCCGCTCTGGGCCGTCCGCGCGTCCATGACCCCGACGTGGGCCCGCGAGATGCGCGCGATGGACAGCTTCGGCGATGACCTCACCCGCTTCAGCACCCTCAACATCCCGACCCTCCTTGTGATCGGCGAACTCAGCCCCCGCTGGCTGACCGACGTCTCCCGCCGCCTGCACCAGGCCTTGCCCGACGCCCGCCTCGTCGAGATCCCCGGCGAAGCCCACGACGCCTTCCTCACCGGCCCCCACGCCCTCGCCGAGGCCATCACCGCCTTCGCCGCCGATGTGACTGACTGA
- a CDS encoding DUF3152 domain-containing protein: MWAGLAALTVLGAAGFAAVGWTSADAGGTHTGARSEPTKRAEDGAESGPGSARPTPGARTTPPRSPASSSAGSSDRPSQPDIPSSGPGTFTSASGGSDTVGKGNALRYRVDVENGLDLSAADVAEQVEDILGDRRGWTADGHSAFRRVPGGTTDFVVRVATPGTVDKICGQYGLNTGGEVNCSVGQNVMVNLKRWLLATPVYAKDVTAYRALIINHEVGHFLSHGHVGCPGKGQPAPAMMQQIKGMNGCVPNVWPYDEKGRYVTGPAV, translated from the coding sequence TTGTGGGCAGGTCTGGCCGCACTGACCGTCCTGGGCGCCGCCGGTTTCGCGGCCGTGGGCTGGACGTCTGCGGATGCGGGCGGCACACACACCGGCGCCCGGTCCGAACCCACGAAGCGCGCCGAGGACGGCGCCGAGTCCGGCCCCGGCTCCGCCCGGCCGACACCCGGCGCCAGGACCACGCCGCCCCGTTCGCCCGCCAGTTCCTCCGCCGGCTCGTCCGACCGGCCTTCGCAGCCCGACATCCCGTCCTCGGGGCCGGGCACGTTCACCAGCGCGTCCGGCGGCAGCGACACGGTGGGGAAGGGCAACGCCCTGCGCTACCGGGTCGACGTCGAGAACGGCCTCGACCTGTCCGCCGCGGACGTCGCCGAGCAGGTGGAGGACATCCTGGGCGACCGGCGCGGCTGGACGGCCGACGGCCACTCGGCGTTCCGGCGGGTCCCGGGCGGCACCACCGACTTCGTGGTCCGGGTCGCGACGCCCGGGACGGTGGACAAGATCTGCGGACAGTACGGGCTGAACACCGGCGGCGAGGTCAACTGCAGTGTGGGCCAGAACGTGATGGTCAACCTCAAGCGCTGGCTGCTGGCAACCCCCGTCTACGCCAAGGACGTCACGGCCTACCGCGCACTGATCATCAACCACGAGGTCGGCCACTTCCTCAGCCACGGCCACGTCGGCTGCCCCGGCAAGGGACAGCCGGCGCCCGCGATGATGCAGCAGATCAAGGGCATGAACGGCTGTGTGCCCAATGTCTGGCCGTACGACGAGAAGGGCCGCTACGTCACCGGCCCCGCCGTCTGA
- a CDS encoding RNA polymerase sigma factor — MTTDMRTRIRAGDPDAFAELFDGCARAVYNHAFRLTADWSAAEDVMSTTFMEAWRRRTSVEAEGGSLRPWLLGVATNVARSQYRSNRRYRNAASAAAAANAAEEYVEDHAEETAGRLDDRRRISATLTALSALKPPEREVLTLCLCEGMEYAEAARALGIPVGTVRSRLSRARGKLRKLADAELLRKKRELTAPDRQITGDRGYVIRSAQEGNR, encoded by the coding sequence GTGACCACAGATATGCGAACCCGGATACGGGCCGGGGATCCGGACGCCTTCGCGGAACTCTTCGACGGGTGCGCCCGCGCGGTGTACAACCACGCCTTCCGGCTGACCGCCGACTGGTCCGCGGCCGAGGACGTCATGTCGACGACGTTCATGGAGGCATGGCGACGCCGGACGTCGGTCGAGGCCGAAGGGGGTTCGCTGCGGCCCTGGTTGCTCGGCGTCGCCACCAACGTCGCCCGCTCCCAGTACCGCAGCAACCGGCGCTACCGGAACGCGGCCAGTGCCGCGGCAGCCGCGAACGCCGCGGAGGAGTACGTCGAGGACCACGCCGAGGAGACCGCCGGACGCCTGGACGACCGGCGCCGCATCAGCGCCACGCTGACCGCCCTCAGCGCGCTCAAGCCCCCCGAACGCGAGGTCCTGACGCTGTGCCTGTGCGAGGGCATGGAGTACGCCGAAGCGGCCCGCGCCCTCGGCATCCCTGTCGGCACCGTCCGCTCCCGGCTGTCTCGTGCCCGCGGCAAGCTGCGCAAACTCGCCGACGCCGAACTGCTCCGAAAAAAAAGGGAACTCACCGCCCCAGACCGGCAGATAACAGGTGATCGCGGATACGTGATCCGGTCCGCACAGGAAGGAAACCGATGA
- a CDS encoding aldo/keto reductase, translated as MIQDSFPLGGELPVRRLGYGTAQLTGPGYWGPRGDPADAVAVLRRAVERGVTLIDTADNYGPSIAEELVAEALHPYPEGLVIATKGGVVRTGDDAWHIDGRPERLREMCEASLRRLRLETVDLYQVHRLDPDVPMAEQLGALDELRTEGKVRHVGLDSVTVEQLEAAVELTSVASVQNRYNLLDRASEPLVKVCEARGIAFLPWFPLGNGSLTSDPVCADIAAAHGASPGQIALAWLLHRSPALCPTPGTGSLAHLEENLDAGAVRLSASDLTRLDALTAAYGESG; from the coding sequence ATGATCCAGGACTCCTTCCCGCTGGGCGGGGAACTGCCGGTACGACGGCTCGGCTACGGCACCGCACAGCTCACCGGCCCCGGCTACTGGGGCCCACGCGGCGACCCGGCGGACGCGGTGGCGGTGCTGCGGCGGGCGGTGGAGCGCGGGGTCACGCTGATCGACACGGCGGACAACTACGGCCCGTCGATCGCCGAGGAACTCGTGGCCGAGGCCCTGCACCCGTACCCGGAGGGGCTGGTGATCGCCACCAAGGGCGGTGTCGTGCGTACCGGCGACGACGCCTGGCACATCGACGGGCGGCCCGAGCGGCTGCGGGAGATGTGCGAGGCGAGTCTGCGCAGGTTACGGCTGGAGACCGTCGACCTGTACCAGGTGCACCGGCTGGACCCGGACGTCCCGATGGCCGAACAGCTGGGCGCGCTCGACGAGTTGCGCACCGAGGGCAAGGTACGGCACGTCGGCCTCGACTCGGTCACCGTCGAACAGCTGGAAGCAGCTGTGGAGTTGACGTCCGTGGCGTCCGTCCAGAACCGCTACAACCTGCTCGACCGTGCCTCCGAACCGCTGGTGAAGGTGTGCGAGGCGCGCGGGATCGCCTTCCTGCCGTGGTTCCCGCTGGGCAACGGATCGCTGACCTCGGACCCGGTGTGCGCCGACATCGCCGCCGCGCACGGTGCGAGCCCCGGTCAGATCGCCCTGGCGTGGCTGCTGCACCGCTCCCCGGCACTGTGCCCGACGCCGGGCACCGGCTCCCTGGCGCATCTGGAGGAGAACCTGGACGCCGGTGCCGTACGGCTGTCCGCGTCCGACCTGACCAGGCTGGACGCGCTGACGGCGGCGTACGGAGAGTCAGGCTGA
- a CDS encoding CU044_5270 family protein — translation MNATPSQPHPAEWTETQRLLPSVERDLPAGRHQFHKEQMMAQIHEDLRGAARPAAPAVTPQRRNPFLRRAILLPAGAFALAGAVVAGVALSGGNGDGGTADLATGPALTTQIGAADPKGAPQLLDRISLAAADTSGPTVRDGQFTYIASKVASTYPKTVDDKTTIVSQELHDRRVWLSPDGKDGWLIEAGETSDEGMTLAGPNPFAGAYNALVKLPTDPDALLRHIYKESDANRDPEVPRDQAAFVAIGELLNETYPPAELSVALYKAAAKIPGVVAVDDAVDAMGRHGIAVARQNDTDGQRTEWIFDKKTLALLGERTVQVKADKDGEFKAGTVMFTSAITQRAVVDGNKQMPGKAS, via the coding sequence ATGAACGCCACCCCCTCCCAGCCGCACCCGGCTGAGTGGACGGAGACCCAGCGACTCCTGCCCTCCGTCGAGCGGGATCTGCCGGCGGGCCGCCACCAGTTCCACAAGGAGCAGATGATGGCCCAGATCCACGAAGACCTCCGCGGCGCCGCCCGCCCGGCCGCCCCGGCCGTCACCCCGCAGCGCCGCAACCCCTTCCTGCGGCGCGCGATCCTGCTGCCCGCCGGGGCCTTCGCCCTGGCCGGCGCGGTCGTCGCCGGTGTCGCCCTGTCCGGCGGCAACGGCGACGGCGGCACGGCGGACCTGGCCACCGGCCCCGCGCTGACCACCCAGATCGGCGCCGCCGATCCCAAGGGCGCCCCCCAGCTGCTCGACCGCATCTCACTCGCCGCCGCCGACACCTCCGGCCCCACGGTGCGCGACGGCCAGTTCACCTACATCGCCTCGAAGGTGGCGAGCACCTACCCCAAGACCGTCGACGACAAGACCACGATCGTCAGCCAGGAGCTGCACGACCGTCGGGTCTGGTTGTCCCCCGACGGGAAGGACGGCTGGCTGATCGAAGCGGGCGAGACGAGCGACGAGGGCATGACCCTGGCCGGGCCGAACCCGTTCGCCGGGGCGTACAACGCCCTGGTCAAGCTGCCCACCGACCCCGACGCGCTGCTGCGGCACATCTACAAGGAGTCGGACGCCAACCGGGACCCCGAAGTCCCCCGCGACCAGGCGGCCTTCGTCGCCATCGGCGAGCTGCTGAACGAGACCTACCCGCCCGCCGAGCTCAGCGTCGCCCTGTACAAGGCCGCGGCCAAGATTCCGGGGGTCGTCGCGGTGGACGACGCGGTCGACGCCATGGGCCGCCACGGGATCGCGGTGGCGCGGCAGAACGACACCGACGGGCAGCGCACCGAGTGGATCTTCGACAAGAAGACCCTGGCGTTGCTCGGCGAGCGCACCGTCCAGGTCAAGGCCGACAAGGACGGTGAGTTCAAGGCCGGCACCGTCATGTTCACCAGCGCGATCACCCAGCGCGCGGTCGTCGACGGCAACAAGCAGATGCCCGGGAAGGCGAGCTGA
- a CDS encoding DUF1697 domain-containing protein, producing MTTTYAALLRGINVGGSRKVPMADLRALLESLGHHDVSTYLQSGQAVFASDHGDEEPLADELTVAIEKAFGFAVDVIVRDHAYLRAIAEACPFPAADLEARQLHVTYFSTPVDEERFAEIDRAAYLPEDFRLGDRALYLYAPNGLGRSKLAEHLSKPRLNKGVIATSRNWNTVLKLVAMTGSA from the coding sequence ATGACGACGACGTATGCGGCGCTGCTGCGCGGGATCAACGTGGGCGGCAGCAGAAAGGTCCCGATGGCCGACCTCCGCGCCCTGCTGGAGAGCCTCGGCCACCACGACGTGAGCACCTATCTGCAGAGCGGCCAGGCCGTGTTCGCCAGTGACCACGGGGACGAGGAGCCGCTGGCCGACGAGCTCACGGTGGCGATCGAGAAGGCGTTCGGCTTCGCGGTCGACGTGATCGTGCGCGACCACGCCTATCTCAGGGCGATCGCCGAGGCCTGCCCTTTCCCGGCCGCCGACCTGGAGGCCAGGCAACTCCACGTCACCTACTTCTCCACCCCCGTCGACGAGGAACGCTTCGCCGAGATCGACCGGGCGGCCTACCTCCCGGAGGACTTCCGGCTCGGCGACCGCGCCCTGTACCTCTACGCCCCGAACGGCCTCGGCCGCTCCAAGCTCGCCGAGCACCTCTCCAAGCCCCGGCTGAACAAGGGCGTGATCGCCACCAGCCGCAACTGGAACACCGTCCTCAAGCTCGTGGCAATGACCGGCTCAGCCTGA